One Castanea sativa cultivar Marrone di Chiusa Pesio chromosome 4, ASM4071231v1 DNA window includes the following coding sequences:
- the LOC142631411 gene encoding endochitinase EP3-like — translation MAALITKKNLLTLLLLGLLAGSLPSYTKAQNCGCASDQCCSQWGYCGTGNDYCGTGCQQGPCIASPPPNDVSVADIVTQEFFNGIIDQADASCAGKNFYTRAAFLEALTAFDNFGRIGSVDDSKREIAAFFGNVAHETGLFCYIEEIDGASKDYCDETNTQYPCNPNKGYYGRGPIQLSWNFNYGPAGNSIGFDGLNSPETVANDPVIAFKTGLWYWMRSVRPVVSQGFGATIRAINGALECDGGNPATVQKRVEYYTEFCNQLGVAPGDNLTC, via the exons atGGCAGCCCTTATCACCAAGAAAAACCTTCTAACCCTTCTTCTATTGGGACTCCTAGCTGGGTCCTTGCCAAGTTACACAAAGGCACAAAATTGTGGTTGTGCTTCAGACCAATGTTGCAGCCAATGGGGCTATTGTGGCACTGGTAATGACTATTGTGGCACTGGGTGTCAACAAGGTCCTTGCATTGCTTCACCACCACCTAATGATGTTTCAGTGGCTGATATTGTGACACAAGAATTCTTCAATGGGATAATTGATCAGGCTGATGCTAGTTGCGCTGGAAAGAACTTTTATACACGAGCAGCTTTTCTTGAAGCTCTTACAGCATTTGATAACTTTGGTAGGATTGGATCGGTTGATGATTCTAAACGTGAGATTGCAGCTTTCTTTGGCAATGTTGCACATGAAACTGGAC TTTTTTGCTACATAGAGGAGATAGATGGTGCCTCTAAGGACTACTGTGATGAGACCAACACACAATATCCATGCAATCCCAACAAGGGTTACTATGGTCGTGGACCAATCCAACTATCATGGAATTTCAATTACGGACCAGCAGGAAATAGCATTGGGTTCGATGGATTGAACTCTCCTGAAACCGTTGCAAATGATCCAGTTATTGCGTTTAAGACTGGCTTGTGGTATTGGATGAGGTCTGTTAGGCCAGTCGTAAGTCAAGGGTTCGGAGCAACGATTCGAGCCATTAATGGTGCCCTTGAATGTGATGGTGGAAACCCTGCAACAGTTCAAAAACGTGTTGAGTATTACACAGAATTTTGTAACCAACTTGGTGTTGCTCCTGGTGATAATCTCACCTGCTAG